One Acidobacteriota bacterium genomic window carries:
- a CDS encoding sugar phosphate isomerase/epimerase, translating to MQSFRYLFIAILAMILFASSTTPFAKSKNSTVIGVQLYSFRNQIKTDLPGTLAKIKAMGLTQIESYPHGLVSAAEFRAMLDKAGLTCVSTHADYHELGKDLDGVAKEAKTLGAKYVIVAWIPHGNTFTLDDCNRAIANFNDWGARLAKHGLRFAYHTHGYEFQPHAGGTLLDKMIAETNPKYVAFQMDVFWVAQPGQNPVALLKKYPKRFELLHLKDMKAGTPKNFSGGAPADSDVVLGTGEIDIAGVVRAARKLGIRYHILEDESSQVMTQIPESLKYLKKL from the coding sequence ATGCAAAGTTTTCGCTACTTATTTATCGCAATATTGGCAATGATTTTATTTGCTTCATCAACAACGCCGTTTGCCAAATCAAAAAACAGCACAGTGATTGGCGTGCAGCTTTACAGTTTTCGCAATCAAATCAAAACCGATTTGCCGGGTACGCTTGCAAAAATCAAAGCCATGGGACTTACGCAAATCGAATCCTACCCGCACGGACTTGTCTCTGCCGCAGAGTTTCGCGCCATGCTCGATAAAGCGGGACTCACCTGCGTGAGCACGCACGCCGATTACCACGAACTCGGCAAAGACCTCGATGGGGTTGCAAAAGAGGCGAAAACCCTGGGCGCAAAATATGTCATCGTCGCGTGGATTCCGCATGGCAACACCTTCACGCTCGACGATTGCAATCGCGCCATCGCCAATTTCAATGATTGGGGCGCGCGGCTTGCCAAACACGGTTTGCGCTTTGCCTATCACACGCACGGCTACGAATTTCAACCGCACGCGGGCGGAACTTTACTTGATAAGATGATTGCCGAAACCAACCCGAAATATGTGGCGTTTCAAATGGATGTGTTCTGGGTAGCGCAACCCGGGCAAAACCCTGTGGCGTTGCTTAAAAAATATCCCAAACGTTTTGAGTTGTTGCACCTCAAAGATATGAAAGCGGGGACGCCGAAAAATTTCAGTGGCGGTGCGCCTGCGGATTCAGACGTGGTGCTCGGAACCGGCGAAATCGATATTGCGGGTGTGGTGCGCGCGGCGCGCAAGCTTGGTATCCGGTATCACATCCTTGAAGACGAATCGAGTCAGGTGATGACCCAGATTCCTGAAAGTTTGAAATACCTGAAAAAATTGTGA
- a CDS encoding sulfite oxidase, whose protein sequence is MSQQSKQFNNASRRNFLAQLIAAPFALNFSQDVLALKNPQFSSIAQQPPITMANAPHSRAFPFATLNSWITPTKDFFVRSHFSIPKIAPARWKLEISGAVERPRTFTFEEILKLPAVEQVVTLECSGNLVGYGGVSNGRWTGVRLATLLEACGVRADAIEAVLIGADGGSEREANDIQVPAFARAIPLTKALDKNTLLAYKMNGEMLPEAHGAPVRALIPGFYAMDSVKWLRQIVVSREAYRGFYHTERYYEARRINEKIYRAPLHDMRIKSQIARPLSNEKLALQALQIVGAAWTTGDAEITRVALSLNRGKSWTDARLGDDRAPFAWRLWSVDWMPEQAGVYEIIARAFDSREREQPMERDSTLITPYAQNHVERRIIEVG, encoded by the coding sequence ATGAGTCAGCAATCCAAGCAATTCAATAACGCCTCGCGGCGAAATTTCTTAGCGCAACTCATCGCTGCGCCTTTTGCATTAAATTTTTCACAAGATGTTTTGGCGCTGAAAAATCCGCAATTCTCATCAATCGCCCAACAACCTCCGATAACTATGGCGAATGCGCCACATTCACGAGCCTTTCCGTTTGCGACGCTTAACAGTTGGATAACCCCGACAAAAGATTTTTTCGTTCGTTCACATTTCAGCATTCCGAAAATCGCCCCTGCGCGTTGGAAACTGGAAATCAGCGGCGCAGTCGAACGCCCGCGCACCTTCACCTTTGAAGAAATCCTAAAACTCCCGGCGGTCGAACAGGTTGTGACTCTTGAATGTTCGGGCAACCTCGTAGGCTATGGCGGCGTATCGAATGGGCGTTGGACGGGCGTGAGGCTCGCCACCTTACTTGAAGCCTGCGGCGTTCGCGCGGATGCCATCGAAGCCGTGTTAATCGGCGCAGACGGCGGCAGCGAACGCGAAGCCAATGATATTCAGGTTCCGGCATTTGCCCGCGCCATTCCTTTAACAAAAGCTTTGGATAAAAATACTCTGCTTGCCTACAAGATGAACGGCGAGATGTTACCCGAAGCGCACGGCGCGCCGGTGCGAGCGTTGATCCCGGGATTTTACGCGATGGATTCGGTGAAGTGGCTCAGGCAAATCGTTGTCAGTCGCGAAGCCTACAGAGGTTTTTATCACACCGAGCGTTATTATGAAGCGCGGCGCATCAATGAAAAAATTTATCGCGCGCCGCTTCATGATATGCGGATTAAATCGCAGATTGCGCGTCCGCTGAGCAATGAAAAGCTGGCGCTGCAAGCGTTGCAAATCGTCGGCGCAGCGTGGACGACGGGTGATGCGGAAATCACCCGTGTCGCTTTGAGCTTGAATCGAGGCAAAAGCTGGACGGATGCGCGGCTTGGCGATGACCGCGCGCCGTTTGCGTGGCGGTTATGGTCTGTGGATTGGATGCCTGAACAAGCGGGGGTTTATGAAATCATCGCCCGCGCTTTCGATTCGCGTGAACGCGAACAACCAATGGAGCGCGATTCAACGCTGATCACGCCTTATGCGCAAAACCACGTCGAACGCCGAATTATCGAAGTAGGATAA